The following are encoded in a window of Falco biarmicus isolate bFalBia1 chromosome 8, bFalBia1.pri, whole genome shotgun sequence genomic DNA:
- the EVX2 gene encoding homeobox even-skipped homolog protein 2, with protein sequence MMERIRKEMILMERGLHSPTAGKRLSNLSDSAGNAVLEALENSPHSGRLSPRLTAASLHSAIGDISAKGKFEIDTLFNLQHPSSESTVSSEIPPSESRKKISLYSEVAQEADMNSDVEVGCSALRSPASLTSSQLKENSNKGYAESSPAPSTPAAAAAPAIGSLHSGGALGGSAAGADQVRRYRTAFTREQIARLEKEFYRENYVSRPRRCELAAALNLPETTIKVWFQNRRMKDKRQRLAMSWPHPADPSFYTYMMTHAAATGSLPYPFHSHVPLHYYPHVGVTAAAAAAAASGAAAAPFATSIRPLDTFRALSHPYSRPELLCSFRHPGLYQAPAAAAAGLNSSAAASAAAAAAAAAAAAAGSGPPGGSAPCSCLSCHSSQTAAAAAAAASALGSRGAAAADFPCTAAGQRSESGFLPYSAAVLSKAAVASPDQREEAPLTR encoded by the exons ATGAtggaaagaataagaaaagagaTGATCCTGATGGAGAGAGGGCTGCACAGCCCTACAGCTGGCAAAAGGCTCTCGAATTTGTCAGACTCAGCTGGAAATGCGGTGCTGGAGGCCCTTGAAAATTCTCCGCACAGTGGTCGCCTCAGCCCGAGACTGACTGCCGCCTCCCTGCACAGCGCTATAGGGGACATCTCCGCCAAAGGCAAATTTGAAATAGACACTTTATTCAATCTTCAGCATCCGAGCAGTGAAAGCACCGTCTCCTCCGAAATCCCGCCGTcggaaagcaggaagaaaatcagcCTTTATTCCGAAGTTGCTCAAGAGGCAGATATGAACAGTGATGTGGAGGTGGGCTGCTCCGCGCTccgctccccagccagcctgaCTTCCTcccagctgaaggaaaacagtaacaaaG GCTACGCGGAGAGCAGCCCGGCGCCCAGcacccccgccgccgccgccgcccccgccatCGGCAGCCTGCACAGCGGCGGCGCGTTGGGCGGCTCGGCGGCGGGGGCCGACCAGGTGCGCCGCTACCGCACCGCCTTCACCCGCGAGCAGATCGCCCGCCTGGAGAAGGAGTTTTACCGGGAGAACTACGTGTCGCGGCCGCGGCGCTGCGAGCTGGCCGCCGCCCTCAACCTCCCCGAGACCACCATCAAG GTGTGGTTCCAGAACCGGCGGATGAAGGACAAGCGGCAGCGCCTGGCCATGTCCTGGCCCCACCCGGCCGACCCCAGCTTCTACACCTACATGATGACCCACGCGGCGGCCACGGGCAGCCTGCCCTACCCCTTCCACTCCCACGTCCCGCTCCACTACTACCCGCACGTCGGGGTCaccgccgccgctgccgccgccgccgcctcgggggccgccgccgcgccctTCGCCACCTCCATCCGCCCGCTGGACACCTTCCGCGCCCTCTCGCACCCCTACTCCCGCCcggagctgctctgcagcttccgACACCCGGGCCTCTACCAggcgccggccgccgccgccgccggcctcAACAGCAGCGCGGCCgcctcggcggcggcggcggcggcagcagcggcggcggcggcggcgggctcGGGGCCGCCCGGGGGTTCGGcgccctgctcctgcctcagctgccacagcagccagacggcggcggcggcggcagcggcggcctCGGCGCTGGGCTCGCggggcgccgcggccgccgACTTCCCCTGCacggcggcggggcagcgctCCGAGAGCGGCTTCCTGCCCTACTCGGCCGCCGTGCTCAGCAAGGCCGCCGTCGCCTCGCCGGACCAGCGGGAGGAGGCGCCGCTCACCAGATAA